The Alphaproteobacteria bacterium genome includes the window CATTGGGCCATAGCGAAGCGTATCAATGCCCCGTTCAGCCATAACTTCGATCGGCAGACAGCCTTCAAAATAAGGCGTATTTCTCTCCCATTCTTTGAAATCCGTTTTTGGGGCAGCAAGAAGAGCGTCAATAAAAGCCAAATACTGCTCTTTGTTCATAGCGCAATTGATGTAATCTTTGCCGCCGCCTTTGTCGTATCGAGATTGAAACCAGGCTTGTTCCATGTTAATGCTTTCGCGGTAAACAATGGGGGCAATAGCATCAAAAAAGGCAAGGCTATCTTCGCCCGTAAGAGCAAGGATTTTCTGAGATAAGGTTTCACTTGTGAGTGGTCCTGTTGCAATAATGACTTGTTTATAGGCGGATGTATCGGGAATATCAGTAATTTCGCCTGTGACAAATGTAATATTAGGGTGGCTTTTCAGTTTTTCTGTCACCATTGCTGCAAAGCCATCTCGGTCAACAGCCAGAGCGCCTCCAGCAGGAAGCTTGTGTTCGTCAGCAGCTTGCATAATCAGAGAATTTCGTTGGCGCATTTCCCAGTGCAAAAGGCCAACGGCATTATTTTCATCGTCATCAGATCTAAAAGAATTTGAGCAAACCAATTCAGCACAATGATCAGTGCTGTGTGCATCTGTTTTAACAACAGGTCTCATTTCATGCAGTGTGACTTTGATGCCTTTTATCGCAGCTTGCCAAGCTGCTTCTGAGCCGGCGAGCCCAGCACCGATAATGCATAATTCCTTCATTTCTTTGTCCTTAGTGATATTGAATATAGACTGTTTATACCCTGTCTTACTTTTTTTTGCACGTGTTTTTGTCCCTGCTGCTTGATTATTGGTATAATGTAACAAAACGTTACAAAATGCCATTGTACAAATGAAGGAGAATTTTATATTCTATAATCAGTTAAAATTTTAAATACAAAAAAGGCAATCAAATCATGTTGATGAATCACAAGGCAGAACAAGAGCGCAAGTACCATCAGAATACAATTTCTTTCCCAATTGATTGCATTGGCGTTGGTTTGCATAGTGGTAAAACAGTGAAAGTGAAGTTTTTACCTGCAGAAGCAAATTCTGGTATTACTTTTGTTCGTACTGATATCAAAATAAGCAATAACGTGATACAAGCGATTTATAGTAACGTTGTTGATACAAGAATGTGTACTGTGATTGCAAATGCTGAAGGCGCTTCTGTGAGTACAATTGAACACTTAATGGCAGCCCTGCGTGGCCTTGAAATTGATAATTTGCGTGTTGAAATTGATGGTCCTGAAATGCCAATTATGGATGGTAGTTCAGCAATGTTCATCTTCTTACTTGAATGTGCAGGTATCAAAGCCTTGCCAGTGATGAGACGCTACATCAAGATTCTGAAAAATGTACATGTTGAACGCGCTGACGCATCAGCCAGCTATGCGCCAAGTGATGTATGTGATTACACATTGACATTAAGCTATAATCATCCTTTCATCACAACTCAAAAATTAGACTTTAAACTTGAGCCATCTACTTTTAAATCTGGCCTTGGCCGTGCTAGAACTTACGGTTTTCTTGAAGATTTAGACAGTCTGCAAAAAGCTGGTCTTGGCCTTGGTGGGTCTTTAAACAATGTTTTGGTGATTGATCAAGATAAGGTTCTCAATGAAAATGGCTTACGTTATTCTGATGAACTCGTAAGACATAAAGTTTTAGATGCTGTCGGTGATCTGTATCTTGCCGGTGCTCCTATTTTAGGCCATTTCGAAGGCTATAAATCAGGCCATGAAATGAACAATAAACTTCTCAGAGCTATTTTTGCTTCTGAAGAAAACTGGTGCTATGTTGATCCAGAGCACACAGAATTACCTCATGACGAAGCTTTTGAAGCTGATATGAGACTTTCTGCTTAAAATATGAAAGCATTTTTTGAAAAAGCATGATAGAATCGTGGCCAATGATTTATTGTGTTTTGAGGAAAAATGACCGATTCAAGGAAAGTAAATCTGGTTTATGTACCAGATAAAAGATTAAAAACAGTATGTACACCGGTTGACAAGGTTGATCCAGAGCTATTGGATATTCTTGATCAAATGGTTGAGATCATGAATAAAAATGATGGTTGTGGTCTTGCAGGTCCACAAGTTGGTGTTTTGAAAAGGATTTTTATTGCTGATCCTTTCACAGACGGTCAATCCTGTGTTGTTAAAATGATCAATCCTGAAATTCTCTGGTTTAGCGAAGAAAAAGAGATTCACAAAGAAGGCTGCCTCTCTATTCCTGAATTTTATATTGATGTAGAAAGATCTTCATCAATAAAGGTTCGCTATTTAGATACTGATGGCACAAGTCAAGAAATGCTTGCCGAAGGCTTTCTTGCGCGCATTATTCAGCATGAAACAGATCATATAAATGGCGTTTTGCTCATTGATCGTGCAAGCCCTTTAAAACGAAAAATGGCTATTAGTAAGGTGCAAAAGCACTACAAATCAGATTCAGGCAATGAGTTGGGATAATCACACATGGCGGATAAAAAGTATAGAATTGCCTTCATGGGCACGCCCGATTTTGCTGTTCCTGCTTTAAAAAAGCTTTATGAAGCAGGCTATGAGATAGCTGCTGTTTACTGTCAAAAGCCACGGCCGAAAGATCGTGGACACAAGGTTCAGCCATCGCCTATTCAACTTTATGCTGAAGAAAAGGGTTTGCCTGTTTTTTGCCCGACTTCCTTCAGAAAAGAACCTGATGCGACCACTCATTTTCAATCGCTTGACTTAGATTTTGCAATTGTTGCTGCCTATGGGCTTATTTTGCCAAAATCCATTTTGGATGCACCT containing:
- the trmFO gene encoding methylenetetrahydrofolate--tRNA-(uracil(54)-C(5))-methyltransferase (FADH(2)-oxidizing) TrmFO; amino-acid sequence: MKELCIIGAGLAGSEAAWQAAIKGIKVTLHEMRPVVKTDAHSTDHCAELVCSNSFRSDDDENNAVGLLHWEMRQRNSLIMQAADEHKLPAGGALAVDRDGFAAMVTEKLKSHPNITFVTGEITDIPDTSAYKQVIIATGPLTSETLSQKILALTGEDSLAFFDAIAPIVYRESINMEQAWFQSRYDKGGGKDYINCAMNKEQYLAFIDALLAAPKTDFKEWERNTPYFEGCLPIEVMAERGIDTLRYGPMKPVGLTSPFMTERPYAVVQLRQDNKIGTLFNIVGFQTKIKYGDQTEIFRMIPGLENAEFARLGGLHRNTFLNSPRLLDSFLRLKSKPHLRFAGQITGVEGYLESAACGLMAGRFAAAEILGTNLSEPPRTTALGSLLSHVTGEAEAETFQPMNVNFGLFPLIETEKKVKGKDRKKIYTERAKQDLPLWAC
- a CDS encoding UDP-3-O-acyl-N-acetylglucosamine deacetylase, translated to MNHKAEQERKYHQNTISFPIDCIGVGLHSGKTVKVKFLPAEANSGITFVRTDIKISNNVIQAIYSNVVDTRMCTVIANAEGASVSTIEHLMAALRGLEIDNLRVEIDGPEMPIMDGSSAMFIFLLECAGIKALPVMRRYIKILKNVHVERADASASYAPSDVCDYTLTLSYNHPFITTQKLDFKLEPSTFKSGLGRARTYGFLEDLDSLQKAGLGLGGSLNNVLVIDQDKVLNENGLRYSDELVRHKVLDAVGDLYLAGAPILGHFEGYKSGHEMNNKLLRAIFASEENWCYVDPEHTELPHDEAFEADMRLSA
- the def gene encoding peptide deformylase, which translates into the protein MTDSRKVNLVYVPDKRLKTVCTPVDKVDPELLDILDQMVEIMNKNDGCGLAGPQVGVLKRIFIADPFTDGQSCVVKMINPEILWFSEEKEIHKEGCLSIPEFYIDVERSSSIKVRYLDTDGTSQEMLAEGFLARIIQHETDHINGVLLIDRASPLKRKMAISKVQKHYKSDSGNELG